In Micromonospora sp. WMMA1363, a genomic segment contains:
- a CDS encoding shikimate dehydrogenase: protein MAVARRAAVVGKPVAHSLSPLIHIAGYAAAGLNGWSYSRFECAEWELPELVAGLGPEWAGLSVTMPGKEAALAVAAAASPAAAAVGAANTLVRRPDGSWYADNTDIAGVVEVLTAAGVGPGAQMTVLGAGGTARAAVAASARLRARTVTVVARRAVAIDELRPVARAVGVPLAGAPWDEAATWCAADVVISTVPAGVADPLAAAVAWRPDTVLFDALYHPWPTALAAAAQSAGCRIVSGLDLLLAQAVGQFEQFTGVPAPRDAMAAALAAARSD, encoded by the coding sequence ATGGCGGTCGCACGGCGGGCGGCGGTGGTCGGCAAGCCGGTCGCGCACTCCCTCTCCCCATTGATCCACATCGCCGGCTACGCGGCGGCCGGTCTGAACGGCTGGTCGTACTCCCGGTTCGAGTGCGCGGAGTGGGAACTGCCCGAACTGGTCGCCGGTCTCGGCCCGGAGTGGGCTGGGCTCTCGGTGACCATGCCGGGCAAGGAGGCGGCACTCGCGGTGGCGGCCGCCGCGTCACCGGCCGCCGCCGCCGTCGGCGCGGCCAACACGCTGGTACGACGGCCGGACGGCAGCTGGTACGCGGACAACACCGACATCGCCGGCGTGGTCGAGGTGCTGACCGCGGCCGGCGTGGGCCCGGGCGCCCAGATGACCGTGCTCGGCGCCGGCGGCACCGCCCGGGCGGCGGTCGCCGCGTCGGCGCGACTGCGGGCCCGCACGGTGACCGTGGTGGCCCGGCGCGCGGTGGCGATCGACGAACTGCGCCCGGTGGCCCGGGCGGTGGGAGTACCGCTGGCCGGGGCGCCGTGGGACGAGGCCGCCACGTGGTGTGCCGCCGACGTGGTGATCTCGACCGTGCCGGCCGGCGTCGCCGACCCGCTCGCCGCCGCCGTGGCCTGGCGCCCGGACACGGTGCTCTTCGACGCCCTCTACCATCCGTGGCCGACCGCCCTGGCCGCCGCCGCGCAGTCCGCCGGCTGCCGGATCGTCTCCGGTCTCGACCTGCTGTTGGCCCAGGCGGTCGGCCAGTTCGAGCAGTTCACCGGCGTACCCGCACCTCGTGACGCGATGGCCGCCGCCCTGGCCGCGGCGCGGAGCGACTGA
- a CDS encoding cation:proton antiporter → MLLFAFATVLLLAVLLSSLAHRTILSTAVLFLVAGFVLGPDTTGVLDITADSEIVATLAELALFTVLFTDGMRVGFADLRTAWRLPGRALGWGLPLTLAITALLAHYVAGLGWPEALLIGAVLAPTDPVFAAALVGNERVPGRLRHLLNVESGINDGLALPFVILFLAIAANSDDLHLDELGTELLLGVVIGVAVPWLALRLERMRFFSASTQYEPLNGVAIGLLVLALGLVTHANLFLAAFAAGITVATFGERQRESFEHFGELIAELFKLAALLVFGALISVEFLGEIHWTGWVFAVLAIVVARPLALAVSFLGSHLTRTEQFAAMWFGPKGFASVVYGLLVLQAGIAASDEVFHLVALTVVLSILAHSSTDVVIARIFEPTTTPHWYERLRAASAERRDRRQSGDPRPPS, encoded by the coding sequence GTGCTGCTCTTCGCGTTCGCGACCGTGCTGCTGCTCGCGGTCCTGCTGTCCAGCCTGGCGCACCGGACCATCCTCTCCACCGCGGTGCTCTTCCTGGTCGCCGGTTTCGTACTCGGCCCGGACACCACCGGCGTGCTGGACATCACCGCCGACAGCGAGATCGTCGCCACCCTAGCCGAGCTGGCACTGTTCACCGTGCTCTTCACCGACGGCATGCGGGTCGGATTCGCGGACCTGCGGACGGCGTGGCGGCTACCGGGCCGGGCGCTCGGCTGGGGCCTGCCGCTGACCCTGGCGATCACAGCGCTGCTCGCGCACTACGTGGCCGGCCTGGGCTGGCCGGAAGCGCTGCTGATCGGCGCGGTCCTCGCCCCCACCGACCCGGTCTTCGCCGCAGCGCTGGTCGGCAACGAACGGGTGCCCGGCCGGCTGCGGCACCTACTCAACGTCGAGTCCGGGATCAACGACGGCCTCGCGTTGCCGTTCGTCATCCTCTTCCTGGCGATCGCCGCCAACTCCGACGACCTGCACCTGGACGAACTGGGCACCGAGCTGCTGCTCGGCGTGGTGATCGGGGTGGCGGTGCCATGGCTCGCGCTACGGCTGGAGAGGATGAGGTTCTTCTCCGCCTCCACCCAGTACGAGCCGCTCAACGGGGTGGCGATCGGCCTTTTGGTGCTCGCGCTCGGGCTGGTGACCCACGCCAACCTGTTCCTGGCCGCGTTCGCCGCCGGTATCACCGTCGCCACCTTCGGCGAGCGGCAGCGGGAGAGCTTCGAGCACTTCGGCGAGCTGATCGCCGAGTTGTTCAAGCTCGCCGCCCTGCTGGTCTTCGGCGCGCTGATCTCGGTGGAGTTCCTCGGCGAGATCCACTGGACCGGTTGGGTCTTCGCGGTCCTGGCCATCGTGGTGGCCCGCCCGCTCGCGCTCGCGGTGTCGTTCCTCGGCTCGCACCTGACTCGCACCGAGCAGTTCGCAGCGATGTGGTTCGGCCCGAAGGGCTTCGCCTCGGTGGTGTACGGCCTGCTCGTGCTCCAGGCCGGTATCGCCGCCAGCGACGAGGTGTTCCACCTGGTGGCGCTGACCGTGGTGCTGTCGATCCTGGCGCATTCCTCCACCGACGTGGTGATCGCCCGGATCTTCGAGCCGACGACGACACCGCACTGGTACGAGCGACTCCGGGCCGCCTCGGCGGAACGGCGGGATCGACGGCAGAGCGGCGACCCACGGCCACCGTCGTGA
- the aroC gene encoding chorismate synthase encodes MLRWLTAGESHGPALVALLEGVPAGVEVTTGDIAGELARRRLGYGRGARMSFERDEIEIVGGLRHGVTLGSPVAIRIGNSEWPKWRTVMAADPVDPDELARQARNAPLTRPRPGHADLAGMQKYGHTDARPILERASARETAARVAVGTVAKALLTQALGVEIVSHVVELGSVAAKPGLRPTPADAERIDADPLRCLDPEASARMVAEVDAAKKAADTLGGVVEVLAYGVPPGLGSHVQWDRKLDARLATALMSIQAIKGVEIGDGWLQARSRGSEAHDEIIPTATGVRRVTDRAGGLEGGITTGDPLRVKAAMKPISSLNRALSTVDVTTGEPATAINQRSDVCAVPAAAVVAEAMVALVLAEAAVEKFGGDSVVEARRNLAGYLDALLIR; translated from the coding sequence GTGTTGCGCTGGTTGACTGCAGGGGAATCGCACGGTCCCGCCCTTGTCGCACTGCTCGAGGGGGTGCCGGCCGGGGTTGAGGTGACCACCGGGGACATCGCCGGTGAGCTGGCCCGGCGCCGGCTCGGCTACGGCCGGGGCGCGCGAATGTCCTTCGAGCGGGACGAGATCGAGATCGTTGGTGGTCTGCGGCACGGTGTCACTCTTGGCAGCCCGGTCGCCATCCGGATCGGCAACTCGGAGTGGCCGAAGTGGCGCACCGTCATGGCCGCGGACCCGGTCGACCCCGACGAACTGGCCAGGCAGGCCCGAAACGCGCCGTTGACCCGGCCGCGTCCCGGCCACGCCGACCTGGCCGGCATGCAGAAGTACGGGCACACCGACGCCCGCCCGATTCTGGAGCGGGCCAGCGCCCGGGAGACCGCCGCCCGGGTGGCGGTCGGCACGGTGGCGAAGGCACTGTTGACGCAGGCGCTCGGCGTCGAGATCGTCTCGCACGTGGTGGAGCTGGGGTCGGTCGCCGCGAAGCCCGGCCTGCGGCCGACCCCGGCCGACGCCGAGCGGATCGACGCCGACCCGCTGCGCTGCCTGGACCCGGAGGCGAGCGCGCGGATGGTCGCCGAGGTCGACGCGGCGAAGAAGGCCGCCGACACGCTTGGTGGCGTGGTCGAGGTCCTGGCCTACGGAGTGCCGCCGGGTCTCGGCAGCCACGTGCAGTGGGACCGCAAGCTCGACGCGCGGCTCGCCACCGCGCTGATGTCCATCCAGGCGATCAAGGGCGTGGAGATCGGCGACGGTTGGCTTCAGGCACGCTCGCGGGGCTCCGAGGCGCACGACGAGATCATCCCCACCGCCACCGGGGTTCGGCGGGTTACCGACCGGGCCGGCGGCCTGGAGGGCGGCATCACCACCGGCGATCCGCTGCGGGTGAAGGCCGCGATGAAGCCGATCTCCTCGCTGAACCGGGCCCTGTCGACGGTGGACGTCACTACCGGCGAGCCGGCCACCGCGATCAACCAGCGTTCCGACGTGTGCGCCGTGCCGGCGGCCGCGGTCGTCGCCGAGGCGATGGTGGCGCTGGTGCTCGCCGAGGCGGCGGTGGAGAAGTTCGGTGGGGACTCCGTCGTCGAGGCGCGCCGCAACCTCGCCGGCTACCTCGACGCTCTGTTGATCCGCTGA
- a CDS encoding shikimate kinase, with amino-acid sequence MAPVCVLVGAPGSGKTTVGQALAARLGVEFRDTDIDVERMAGKPILEIFVDEGETRFRALERAAVSEALAAGSGVLALGGGAILAAETRAALVGHRVVHLSVELPDAVRRVGLGAGRPLLAINPRATLKHLMEQRRPLYAEVATATVVTDGRDPADIAAEIAGQLKR; translated from the coding sequence ATGGCGCCGGTCTGCGTCCTTGTCGGGGCGCCGGGTTCCGGCAAGACGACCGTCGGGCAGGCGCTCGCCGCTCGGCTCGGCGTCGAGTTCCGGGACACCGACATCGACGTCGAGCGGATGGCCGGCAAGCCGATCCTGGAGATCTTCGTGGACGAGGGGGAGACGCGCTTCCGGGCCCTCGAACGGGCGGCGGTGTCGGAGGCGCTGGCCGCCGGCTCCGGGGTGCTCGCCCTCGGCGGCGGCGCGATCCTCGCCGCGGAGACCCGCGCCGCCCTCGTCGGCCACCGGGTGGTGCACCTCTCTGTGGAGCTGCCCGACGCGGTCAGACGGGTGGGCCTCGGCGCCGGCCGGCCGCTACTCGCGATCAACCCACGGGCCACGCTCAAGCACCTGATGGAGCAGCGCCGGCCGTTGTACGCCGAGGTCGCCACCGCGACCGTGGTCACCGACGGCCGAGATCCCGCCGACATCGCCGCCGAGATCGCCGGCCAACTGAAGCGGTGA
- a CDS encoding alpha/beta hydrolase, whose protein sequence is MATFVLVPGFWLGGWVWQEVTADLRGRGHDVYPVTLTGVAERDHLAGPEVGLETHTRDVVRLIETADLRDVVLVGHSGGGLPVTQAADRIPDRVGRVVYVESGPMPDGMAQFDSNPPEEQERLRTRIGDGHLLPPPAWEPTSDPQNLAGLDAAVLTLLRRRATGHPLRAATDPVRRTGGRAVPTALVACTFPLELVERMITQRHPFFAGLAGSDLHALPTGHWPMLSEPKALAGLLDRIGAGQPR, encoded by the coding sequence ATGGCGACATTCGTACTGGTGCCGGGATTTTGGCTGGGTGGCTGGGTGTGGCAGGAAGTGACGGCCGACCTGCGCGGACGGGGACACGACGTGTACCCGGTGACGCTCACCGGCGTGGCCGAGCGGGACCACCTGGCCGGCCCGGAGGTCGGGCTGGAGACGCACACCCGGGACGTCGTCCGGCTCATCGAGACGGCGGACCTGCGCGACGTGGTCCTGGTCGGCCACTCCGGTGGTGGGCTGCCGGTGACGCAGGCGGCGGACCGGATCCCGGACCGCGTCGGCCGGGTGGTCTACGTGGAGAGCGGGCCGATGCCCGACGGGATGGCACAGTTCGACAGCAACCCGCCGGAGGAACAGGAGCGGCTGCGAACGCGGATCGGCGACGGCCACCTGCTCCCCCCGCCCGCCTGGGAGCCGACCAGCGACCCGCAGAACCTGGCCGGACTGGACGCCGCCGTCCTGACCCTGCTGCGTCGGCGGGCCACCGGGCATCCATTGCGCGCCGCCACCGATCCGGTCCGGCGCACCGGCGGGCGGGCGGTGCCGACCGCCCTGGTGGCCTGCACGTTCCCGCTCGAGCTGGTGGAACGGATGATCACGCAGCGGCACCCGTTCTTCGCCGGGCTGGCCGGCAGCGACCTGCACGCGCTGCCGACCGGGCACTGGCCGATGCTCAGCGAACCGAAGGCGCTGGCCGGGTTGCTGGATCGGATCGGGGCGGGACAGCCACGGTGA
- a CDS encoding YafY family protein → MSHPAGRVLGLLELLQSHHRLTGAELATRLGVDGRTVRRYAATLVELGIPVTADRGRYGGYRLRPGYKLPPLMLTDDEAVAVLLGLLAADHLGLGTEQPATATATAKIRRVLPAALADRLAAVVEHLGFTLRRVESTARPATDTLLALADAARHGRRVRVTHRSRAGDTAERELDPYGLVFHAGRWYVTGHDHRRAEVRTFRLDRLGAVTSGDETFVAPKGFDPVAQVARSLAAVPWAHEVEVLLAVDLATARRRLPPSTAELSATADGVLMRVRAERLDGMAVLLAGLGWPFTVVRPDALRDEVAAHAERLADWARR, encoded by the coding sequence GTGTCACATCCCGCCGGGAGAGTGCTCGGGCTGCTGGAGCTGTTGCAGAGCCACCACCGGCTCACCGGGGCCGAGCTGGCCACGCGGCTCGGCGTCGACGGGCGTACTGTCCGCCGGTACGCGGCCACGCTCGTGGAACTGGGCATTCCGGTGACCGCCGACCGGGGCCGGTACGGCGGGTACCGCCTGCGCCCCGGCTACAAGCTCCCCCCGCTGATGCTCACCGACGACGAGGCGGTCGCCGTCCTGCTCGGCCTGCTCGCCGCCGACCACCTCGGCCTCGGCACCGAGCAGCCGGCCACCGCCACCGCCACCGCCAAGATCCGCCGGGTGCTGCCCGCCGCGCTGGCCGACCGGCTCGCCGCCGTGGTGGAACACCTCGGGTTCACCCTGCGTCGCGTCGAGTCGACCGCCCGCCCCGCCACCGACACCCTGCTCGCGCTCGCCGACGCGGCCCGGCACGGCCGGCGCGTCCGGGTGACGCACCGTTCGCGGGCCGGCGACACCGCCGAGCGGGAGCTCGACCCGTACGGGCTGGTCTTCCACGCCGGCCGGTGGTACGTCACCGGCCACGACCACCGGCGCGCGGAGGTCCGCACCTTCCGGCTGGATCGGCTCGGCGCGGTGACGTCGGGGGACGAGACGTTCGTCGCGCCCAAGGGCTTCGACCCGGTGGCCCAGGTGGCCCGGTCCCTGGCCGCCGTCCCGTGGGCACACGAGGTCGAGGTGCTCCTGGCGGTCGACCTGGCAACCGCCCGGCGCCGCCTGCCGCCCAGCACGGCCGAGCTGTCCGCCACGGCCGACGGGGTGCTGATGCGGGTCCGGGCGGAGCGTCTGGACGGGATGGCGGTGCTGCTCGCCGGGCTCGGCTGGCCGTTCACGGTGGTCCGGCCGGACGCGCTGCGTGACGAGGTGGCCGCCCACGCGGAGCGGCTCGCCGACTGGGCGCGCCGGTGA
- the aroB gene encoding 3-dehydroquinate synthase — MDEVTRIPVGGERPYDVLVGRDLLGELPALLPEATRAAVLHAPPLKELADAIGDRLRTAGVTPLPIEVPDAEGGKHIDVAAACWDRLGEVGFTRTDAVVGVGGGAVTDLAGFVAACWLRGVRWVPVATSLLGMVDAAVGGKTGINTAAGKNLVGAFHPPVGVLADLGTLDSLPTVDLAAGLAEVVKCGFVADPVILDLVERDPAVATDPGAPVTRELIERAIRVKADVVSGDLRESGVREVLNYGHTLAHAIEKVEGYRWRHGHAVAVGLVYAAALARLAGRLDGATAERHRAAVAALGLPTRYAADAWPRLLATMRVDKKARGDRLRFVVLDGLARPGVLEGPDDELLAAAYREVAE, encoded by the coding sequence ATGGACGAGGTGACCCGGATCCCGGTCGGCGGCGAGCGGCCGTACGACGTGCTGGTGGGCCGCGATCTGCTCGGCGAGCTGCCCGCCCTGCTGCCCGAGGCGACCCGCGCGGCGGTGCTGCACGCGCCGCCGCTCAAGGAATTGGCCGACGCGATCGGCGACCGGCTCCGGACCGCCGGAGTCACCCCGCTGCCGATCGAGGTGCCCGACGCCGAGGGTGGCAAGCACATCGATGTCGCGGCGGCCTGCTGGGACCGGCTCGGCGAGGTGGGCTTCACCCGTACCGACGCTGTGGTCGGCGTCGGCGGCGGCGCGGTCACCGACCTGGCCGGCTTCGTGGCGGCCTGCTGGCTGCGCGGTGTGCGGTGGGTGCCGGTGGCGACCTCCCTGCTCGGCATGGTGGACGCGGCCGTCGGCGGCAAGACCGGGATCAACACCGCCGCAGGCAAGAACCTGGTCGGGGCGTTCCACCCGCCGGTGGGGGTGCTGGCCGACCTCGGCACGCTCGACAGCCTGCCGACCGTGGACCTGGCGGCCGGGCTGGCCGAGGTGGTCAAGTGCGGGTTCGTCGCCGATCCGGTCATCCTCGACCTGGTCGAGCGGGACCCGGCCGTGGCCACCGACCCGGGTGCTCCGGTGACCCGCGAGCTGATCGAGCGGGCGATTCGGGTCAAGGCCGACGTGGTCTCCGGCGACCTGCGCGAGTCCGGTGTCCGCGAGGTGCTCAACTACGGCCACACGCTCGCCCACGCGATCGAGAAGGTCGAGGGCTACCGTTGGCGGCACGGCCACGCGGTGGCCGTCGGTCTGGTGTACGCCGCGGCGCTGGCCCGGCTCGCCGGCCGGCTCGACGGGGCCACGGCGGAGCGGCACCGCGCCGCGGTGGCCGCGCTCGGGCTGCCGACCCGGTACGCCGCCGACGCGTGGCCGCGGCTGCTGGCCACCATGCGGGTCGACAAGAAGGCCCGGGGCGACCGGCTGCGCTTCGTGGTGCTCGACGGTCTGGCTCGCCCGGGGGTCCTCGAGGGGCCCGACGACGAACTGTTGGCCGCGGCCTACCGCGAGGTCGCCGAATGA
- the aroQ gene encoding type II 3-dehydroquinate dehydratase, translated as MRVYVLNGPNLGCLGTRQPAVYGGTSYADLVELCERTGRGLGLDVTVRQTDAEHELLGWLHRAADEEAAVVLNPAAWSHYSIALRDACAMLRAPLVEVHISNIHAREEFRHHSVVSAVATGVICGLGVDGYRLALHHLAARSA; from the coding sequence ATGAGGGTGTACGTGCTGAACGGCCCGAACCTGGGCTGCCTGGGCACCCGGCAGCCCGCGGTGTACGGCGGCACCAGCTACGCCGACCTGGTAGAGCTGTGCGAGCGGACCGGTCGGGGCCTCGGGCTGGACGTGACGGTGCGGCAGACCGACGCCGAGCACGAGTTGCTCGGCTGGCTGCACCGCGCGGCCGACGAGGAGGCGGCGGTGGTGCTCAATCCGGCGGCCTGGTCGCACTATTCGATCGCGCTCCGGGACGCCTGCGCGATGCTGCGTGCCCCGCTGGTCGAGGTGCACATCTCCAACATCCACGCCCGGGAGGAGTTCCGGCACCATTCCGTCGTCTCCGCCGTGGCGACCGGGGTGATCTGCGGGCTGGGTGTGGACGGCTACCGCCTCGCCCTGCACCACCTGGCGGCCCGCTCCGCCTGA
- the efp gene encoding elongation factor P, with translation MATTNDLKNGLVLNLDGELWAVVEFQHVKPGKGGAFVRTTLKNVLSGKVVDKTFNAGTKVETATVDKRTMQYLYADGEDYVFMDLETFDQITVLGGTVGEAANYLLPEAEVIVATHEGVPLYVELPTSVVLEITYTEPGLQGDRSTGGNKPATVETGATVQVPLFITTGEKIKVDTRDGRYLGRA, from the coding sequence ATGGCCACCACCAACGACCTGAAGAACGGCCTGGTACTCAACCTCGATGGTGAGCTGTGGGCCGTCGTCGAGTTCCAGCACGTCAAGCCTGGTAAGGGTGGTGCGTTCGTGCGTACCACGCTGAAGAACGTGCTCTCCGGCAAGGTGGTCGACAAGACCTTCAACGCGGGCACCAAGGTCGAGACCGCCACAGTCGACAAGCGCACCATGCAGTACCTGTACGCCGACGGCGAGGACTACGTCTTCATGGACCTGGAGACGTTCGACCAGATCACCGTCCTCGGTGGCACGGTCGGTGAGGCGGCCAACTACCTGCTACCCGAGGCCGAGGTGATCGTCGCCACCCACGAGGGCGTGCCGCTCTACGTCGAGCTGCCGACCAGCGTGGTGCTGGAAATCACGTACACCGAGCCCGGCCTCCAGGGTGACCGCTCGACCGGCGGCAACAAGCCGGCCACCGTCGAGACCGGCGCGACCGTGCAGGTGCCGCTCTTCATCACCACCGGCGAGAAGATCAAGGTCGACACTCGCGACGGCCGTTACCTCGGCCGCGCCTGA
- the nusB gene encoding transcription antitermination factor NusB produces the protein MPARRKARKRALDVLFEADLRGRPPIEVLAGYVERIEKPRPEHLGYAVSLVEGVAGHLDRIDELIASYAEGWTLDRMPAVDRNLARIAVYELLYVDEIDDAVAISEAAELARQMSTDDSPRFLNGILGRIAEYATR, from the coding sequence ATGCCGGCGCGCCGCAAGGCGCGCAAGCGGGCGCTGGACGTGCTCTTCGAGGCCGACCTGCGGGGCCGTCCACCGATCGAGGTGCTCGCCGGCTACGTCGAGCGGATCGAGAAGCCGCGCCCGGAGCACCTGGGGTATGCGGTCAGCCTGGTCGAGGGGGTCGCTGGCCACCTCGACCGGATCGACGAGCTGATCGCCAGCTACGCCGAGGGTTGGACGCTGGACCGGATGCCGGCAGTGGACCGCAACCTCGCCCGGATCGCCGTCTACGAGCTGCTCTACGTCGACGAGATCGACGACGCGGTGGCGATCAGCGAGGCTGCGGAGCTGGCCCGGCAGATGTCGACCGACGACTCGCCACGCTTCCTCAACGGAATCCTGGGGCGGATCGCCGAGTACGCGACCCGCTGA
- a CDS encoding transcriptional regulator, which translates to MPSEYAKSLGARLRSIRQQQGLSLQGVEEKSNGRWKAVVVGSYERGDRAVTVSRLAELADFYRVPVSELLPDGSGVRHEPTSKIVLDLERLYDEASEELAYVARYARAIQQQRGDYNGRVLSIRADDLRALAIVYDASPSGLIERLTEHGVLVADPRAFFAS; encoded by the coding sequence ATGCCCTCTGAGTACGCCAAGTCGCTGGGCGCCCGCCTGCGCTCCATCCGCCAGCAGCAGGGCCTGTCCCTGCAGGGCGTGGAGGAGAAGTCGAACGGGCGGTGGAAGGCCGTGGTGGTCGGCTCGTACGAGCGCGGCGACCGAGCCGTCACCGTGTCCCGTCTCGCCGAGCTGGCCGACTTCTACCGCGTTCCCGTCTCCGAGCTGCTGCCCGACGGCAGCGGTGTCCGCCACGAGCCAACCAGCAAGATCGTGCTCGACCTCGAGCGGCTCTACGACGAGGCCTCGGAGGAGCTCGCCTACGTCGCCCGGTACGCTCGGGCGATCCAGCAGCAGCGCGGGGACTACAACGGACGGGTCCTGTCGATCCGCGCCGACGACCTGCGCGCCCTGGCGATCGTCTACGACGCCTCGCCGTCCGGACTGATCGAGCGGCTGACCGAGCACGGTGTGCTCGTCGCCGATCCGCGGGCGTTCTTCGCCTCCTGA
- the pyrR gene encoding bifunctional pyr operon transcriptional regulator/uracil phosphoribosyltransferase PyrR, giving the protein MAYSPAARSTTAPQPSVKVILASADVQRVVDRIAHQILEKTQGAQHTVLLGIPTRGAPLARRLAARISAFEGVDVPVGVLDITLYRDDLRQHATRAVGPTELPVGGIDGKRVVLVDDVLFSGRTVRAALDALNDVGRPASVQLAVLVDRGHRELPIRADYVGKNIPTSLAESVKVTLAETDGTDEVKLFGGAA; this is encoded by the coding sequence GTGGCCTACTCACCGGCTGCCCGCTCGACGACCGCGCCGCAACCCTCGGTGAAGGTGATCCTCGCCAGTGCCGACGTGCAGCGCGTGGTCGACCGTATCGCCCACCAGATCCTGGAGAAGACCCAGGGCGCCCAGCACACCGTGCTGCTCGGCATCCCGACCCGAGGTGCGCCCCTCGCCCGGCGGCTCGCCGCCCGGATCAGCGCCTTCGAGGGGGTCGACGTCCCCGTCGGCGTGCTCGACATCACCTTGTACCGCGACGACCTTCGCCAGCACGCCACCCGCGCGGTCGGGCCCACGGAGCTGCCTGTCGGCGGTATCGACGGCAAGCGGGTGGTCCTCGTTGACGACGTGCTGTTCTCCGGCCGTACCGTGCGTGCCGCGCTCGACGCGCTGAACGACGTCGGCCGCCCCGCGTCGGTCCAGCTCGCCGTCCTGGTCGACCGCGGCCACCGCGAGCTGCCCATCCGCGCCGACTATGTCGGCAAGAACATCCCGACCTCGCTGGCCGAGAGCGTGAAGGTCACCCTCGCGGAGACCGACGGCACGGACGAGGTCAAGCTTTTCGGGGGTGCCGCGTGA
- a CDS encoding aspartate carbamoyltransferase catalytic subunit, whose product MIRHLLSGADLDAATATRILDTAAEMATVAGREVKKLPALRGRTVVNLFYEDSTRTRISFEAAAKRLSADVINFSAKGSSVAKGESLKDTALTLQAMGADAVVVRHPASGAPHRLADWVDGSVVNAGDGTHEHPTQALLDAYTMRSRLGRLAGLSVAVVGDVLHSRVARSNVLLLSTLGAKVTLVGPPTLIPVDIAAALAPGTDVSYDLDAVLPHSDVVIMLRVQRERMSDSYFPSAREYARRYGLDGPRMRRLPEHSIVMHPGPMNRGMEITPEVADSPRSTIVEQVANGVSVRMAVLYLLLGGSNR is encoded by the coding sequence ATGATCCGTCACCTGCTTTCCGGCGCGGATCTGGACGCCGCCACCGCGACCCGGATCCTGGACACCGCCGCCGAGATGGCCACCGTCGCCGGGCGTGAGGTCAAGAAGCTGCCTGCGCTGCGCGGCCGGACCGTGGTGAATCTCTTCTACGAGGACTCCACCCGCACCCGGATCTCGTTCGAGGCCGCCGCCAAGCGGCTCAGCGCCGACGTGATCAACTTTTCGGCGAAGGGCTCCAGCGTTGCCAAGGGGGAGAGCCTGAAGGACACCGCGCTGACCCTCCAGGCGATGGGTGCCGACGCTGTCGTCGTCCGGCATCCCGCTTCCGGAGCGCCGCACCGGCTCGCCGACTGGGTCGACGGCTCGGTGGTCAACGCCGGCGACGGCACCCACGAGCACCCGACCCAGGCGCTGCTCGACGCGTACACGATGCGTTCCCGGTTGGGTCGGCTCGCCGGTCTCTCGGTCGCGGTGGTCGGGGACGTGTTGCACAGCCGGGTCGCCCGCTCCAACGTCCTACTGCTGTCCACCCTCGGCGCGAAGGTCACCCTGGTCGGCCCGCCGACACTCATCCCGGTGGACATCGCGGCGGCGCTCGCACCCGGCACCGACGTCTCGTATGACCTGGACGCGGTGCTTCCGCACTCGGACGTGGTGATCATGCTGCGGGTGCAGCGTGAGCGGATGAGTGACTCCTACTTCCCGTCCGCCCGCGAGTACGCCCGCCGCTACGGCCTCGACGGCCCGCGCATGCGCCGGCTGCCCGAGCACTCGATCGTCATGCATCCCGGCCCGATGAACCGGGGCATGGAGATCACGCCAGAGGTGGCCGACTCGCCCCGCTCCACCATCGTCGAACAGGTCGCCAACGGCGTTTCTGTCCGGATGGCCGTCCTCTATCTGCTGCTCGGAGGGAGCAACCGGTGA